The following coding sequences lie in one Conexivisphaerales archaeon genomic window:
- a CDS encoding polysaccharide deacetylase has translation MPKQAEVIKVAITVDVDAIAGWLGSYGGENSPSDLSRGEFAGKIGTLRLLDLFERQKIKTTWFVPGHSAETFKVNLRKVADLGHEIEPHGYSHENPTRLNREQEEKILIKTSKLCEELSGNKPVGYRAPWWEFSENTVDLLLKHNFMYDSSMMADEFHPYRLRSGDRWYKIDYTKDPETWMKPFEFGKEVNLVEIPVSWYLDDLPPMMFIKHPSYNYGYTSPEVMYGIYKAHFDYLFKVERYGCLCLTIHPDVSARPHVLPLLERLINYIKRHERVRFSTLSQIASEFIEGKRI, from the coding sequence ATGCCGAAACAAGCTGAAGTTATAAAAGTGGCTATAACGGTAGATGTTGATGCTATAGCAGGTTGGCTTGGCTCTTACGGAGGAGAAAATTCCCCGAGCGACTTGTCGAGAGGAGAATTCGCAGGAAAGATAGGGACCCTAAGACTACTTGACCTTTTTGAAAGGCAGAAGATAAAAACGACGTGGTTCGTTCCCGGTCATTCTGCAGAGACGTTCAAGGTTAACCTGAGGAAAGTTGCGGACTTGGGGCATGAGATTGAACCCCATGGTTATTCTCATGAAAATCCTACCAGGCTGAACAGGGAGCAGGAGGAGAAGATACTTATCAAAACATCCAAACTCTGCGAAGAATTATCTGGAAACAAGCCTGTTGGTTACAGAGCTCCGTGGTGGGAATTCAGCGAGAATACTGTTGACCTGCTTCTCAAGCATAATTTTATGTACGACAGCAGTATGATGGCCGACGAATTTCACCCTTATAGATTGAGGAGTGGTGACAGATGGTACAAGATAGACTACACAAAAGACCCGGAAACATGGATGAAGCCTTTTGAGTTTGGAAAGGAGGTGAACCTAGTAGAAATACCTGTCAGTTGGTATCTTGATGACCTTCCTCCGATGATGTTCATCAAGCATCCATCCTATAACTATGGCTATACTTCGCCTGAAGTAATGTATGGTATCTACAAGGCACACTTCGACTATCTCTTTAAAGTCGAAAGATACGGATGCCTATGTCTAACTATACATCCGGACGTTTCTGCTAGGCCTCATGTCCTGCCTTTGCTTGAACGCTTAATAAATTACATAAAAAGACATGAAAGAGTGAGGTTTTCAACCCTTAGTCAAATAGCCTCAGAATTTATTGAAGGAAAGAGAATCTAG
- a CDS encoding RlmE family RNA methyltransferase, whose translation MRLSEARREYYRRLAKKKGYLSRAAFKLLQIDSRFRILRKGYSVLDLGCSPGGWSQIASRKVGSQGRVVGVDVEPASYKASNFIFLNADINSPEFEERLSALNLKFDIILSDLSPKLIGIWDADSSRQLLLTSDALSIAEKYLKAGGNAVVKLFQGEMLEETIIELKKRFLQVIVAKPPASRKQASEIYAVCMNFRPEKERLQLPIREHQS comes from the coding sequence GTGCGTCTCAGTGAGGCAAGAAGGGAATACTACAGAAGGTTAGCAAAGAAGAAGGGCTATCTGAGCAGGGCAGCCTTCAAGCTGCTCCAGATCGATTCCAGGTTTAGAATACTCAGAAAAGGGTATTCTGTTCTGGACCTTGGCTGCTCACCTGGAGGCTGGTCGCAAATAGCAAGCAGAAAGGTAGGTAGCCAGGGAAGAGTTGTAGGTGTTGATGTTGAACCAGCATCTTACAAGGCTTCCAATTTCATCTTTCTGAACGCAGATATAAACTCGCCAGAATTTGAAGAAAGGCTTTCAGCGCTTAACCTCAAATTCGACATAATCCTTTCTGACCTATCTCCAAAACTCATAGGAATATGGGATGCGGATTCATCAAGGCAGCTTCTTCTGACATCAGATGCCCTTAGCATAGCCGAGAAGTACCTTAAGGCTGGAGGAAATGCGGTTGTTAAGCTGTTTCAGGGAGAGATGCTTGAAGAAACTATCATTGAGCTGAAGAAAAGGTTCTTGCAAGTGATAGTTGCCAAGCCTCCTGCCAGCAGAAAGCAGGCGAGTGAAATCTATGCTGTGTGCATGAACTTCAGGCCTGAGAAAGAGCGTCTTCAACTGCCCATACGGGAGCATCAGTCCTGA
- a CDS encoding Gar1/Naf1 family protein, which translates to MQETGQIFRLARSGMLIVKLKKEPKPGQVLYDAKGRMVGKVVEVFGPVKSPYASLKPLSDWAKSLTSEKVYSKDGRDQ; encoded by the coding sequence ATGCAAGAGACTGGGCAGATATTCAGGTTAGCTAGAAGTGGTATGCTGATAGTTAAGCTGAAGAAAGAGCCAAAGCCCGGGCAGGTGTTATATGATGCAAAGGGAAGGATGGTTGGAAAAGTAGTCGAAGTCTTTGGTCCTGTGAAATCCCCTTACGCCTCACTCAAGCCATTATCGGACTGGGCAAAGAGCTTAACAAGCGAGAAGGTGTATTCAAAGGATGGAAGAGACCAATAG
- a CDS encoding 30S ribosomal protein S8e, whose protein sequence is MTRPLENLAKRKASGGTIIPYRGRRKFEYDGFALETIQGTQTVLTRRVRGGNLKVGLVKAEFANVVNPQDKTTKKVRILRVISNRANRDYERRGVITKGAMIETELGIARVTSRPSQHGVVNAILQPKK, encoded by the coding sequence TTGACTAGGCCACTGGAGAATCTGGCAAAGAGAAAGGCAAGCGGTGGAACAATAATTCCATACAGAGGGAGAAGAAAGTTTGAATACGATGGATTTGCACTGGAAACCATTCAGGGGACACAGACAGTTCTGACAAGAAGGGTAAGGGGGGGTAACTTAAAAGTAGGTCTTGTCAAGGCTGAATTTGCAAACGTTGTAAACCCTCAGGACAAGACAACCAAGAAGGTAAGGATTCTTAGAGTCATATCGAACAGGGCAAACAGGGACTACGAAAGAAGAGGCGTGATAACAAAGGGGGCAATGATCGAAACAGAGCTCGGTATTGCCAGGGTGACTTCAAGACCTTCTCAGCATGGGGTTGTAAACGCAATCCTGCAGCCCAAGAAATGA
- a CDS encoding MBL fold metallo-hydrolase: MQLSDQIHIIDGVRGANSYLYIEPGAAALIDTGMPGNAERILDYIRVTGLKPEDLRYIVLTHADVDHSGSAKELREITGAKVAIHSADAVRIEGKTKLKEVKGPFSFIFNIANALISFQNFEPDILIKDSDSLLGLKVVHTPGHTEGSVCLYREKEAIFVGDALRTTKKGSPKLPPSFLSINMQQAKESVRRISALEYRLLLPGHGRPITIAASEKVRKLVR, from the coding sequence GTGCAGCTCAGCGACCAAATACATATTATAGATGGGGTTAGAGGAGCCAATTCATACCTATACATAGAACCCGGAGCAGCAGCTTTGATTGATACAGGCATGCCAGGAAACGCTGAAAGAATCTTAGATTATATACGAGTAACCGGTTTAAAGCCAGAGGACCTCAGATACATTGTGCTCACTCATGCAGATGTCGACCATTCTGGTAGCGCCAAGGAGCTTAGGGAGATAACAGGCGCAAAGGTAGCTATTCATTCTGCGGATGCTGTTAGGATAGAGGGAAAAACGAAGCTAAAGGAGGTGAAAGGACCTTTTTCGTTCATTTTCAACATTGCAAACGCTTTGATATCGTTTCAGAATTTTGAGCCTGATATATTGATTAAAGATTCTGATTCTCTGCTTGGCCTGAAAGTGGTCCATACCCCTGGCCATACTGAAGGCAGCGTCTGCCTTTACAGAGAAAAAGAAGCAATATTTGTAGGCGATGCATTGAGAACGACGAAAAAAGGAAGTCCCAAACTGCCTCCTAGCTTCCTGAGCATCAATATGCAGCAGGCAAAGGAATCCGTCAGAAGAATTTCTGCACTTGAATATCGTCTGCTTTTGCCCGGTCATGGGAGGCCTATAACCATAGCTGCTTCAGAAAAAGTAAGAAAGCTGGTGCGCTAG
- a CDS encoding signal recognition particle subunit SRP19/SEC65 family protein, whose product MKDYDKLILWLDYFDSNIPRARGRRIPNHAAVKGPSLEELALAARRLGLEPEVQQARRPSSRRITGFIQVKKTMKKGELIKRLTAELAKVRSETRKADDKGKQSQQ is encoded by the coding sequence ATGAAGGATTACGATAAGCTCATCCTCTGGCTTGACTATTTTGACAGCAATATTCCCAGAGCCAGAGGCAGAAGAATACCCAATCATGCAGCAGTGAAGGGTCCATCTCTTGAAGAACTTGCTCTGGCTGCCAGGAGACTTGGCCTGGAGCCGGAGGTGCAGCAGGCAAGAAGACCCTCCTCCAGAAGGATCACAGGGTTCATACAGGTGAAGAAGACGATGAAGAAGGGTGAACTGATCAAGAGGCTTACTGCAGAGCTTGCAAAGGTGAGGTCTGAAACTAGGAAGGCTGATGATAAAGGCAAGCAATCCCAGCAATGA
- a CDS encoding BMP family protein: protein MRSHRSVSRVAIVLAVIVVVVVAAVGLYYVYGTQSKAPTSKFKVAEIIPGYVNDQSYAEAGYLALQALNSSEHVPIAYTENILSPTAAFQTAVQQYISEGYNIIYLHGSQFASAVGIAPNSTGLASQYPNVEFIVEADTPGPVPVAKNVWVIDRNFAPGFYVFGALAALVTNSDKVGFISGQQLPFSNAEVNAAIAAMKTINPNIQFYRQWVGDFTDPVKTGAAARTMIGLGVDVILSDQNLGNPGLFQAVQGTNVLVAVKYTDQSSQAPNNYLTSYLYNFTPPLLYVYNQIASGHLSGYYRIPFSPTGGAYIQLPIQHVSANVQTRIQSIISGIVNGSIQVPWNTTNPGNGPSL from the coding sequence ATGCGTTCACATCGCTCTGTATCAAGAGTGGCAATAGTTCTAGCTGTCATAGTAGTTGTCGTCGTGGCAGCAGTAGGTCTGTATTATGTATACGGGACTCAATCAAAGGCACCTACAAGCAAATTCAAAGTAGCGGAAATTATTCCAGGTTATGTAAACGACCAGAGCTACGCTGAAGCTGGTTACTTGGCACTTCAAGCCTTAAACAGCTCGGAGCATGTTCCTATAGCCTACACTGAAAATATACTCAGTCCAACAGCTGCTTTCCAAACCGCGGTGCAACAATACATTAGCGAAGGGTACAATATTATCTATCTGCATGGATCACAATTTGCATCCGCAGTAGGTATTGCTCCGAACTCCACAGGCTTGGCATCACAGTATCCCAATGTCGAGTTCATAGTGGAAGCTGATACCCCCGGCCCTGTTCCAGTTGCGAAGAACGTCTGGGTTATCGACAGAAACTTTGCTCCTGGCTTCTACGTATTCGGGGCTCTGGCTGCGCTAGTTACCAATTCGGATAAGGTTGGATTCATAAGCGGGCAGCAGCTGCCATTTAGTAATGCTGAAGTTAACGCCGCCATTGCTGCGATGAAAACCATCAACCCGAATATCCAGTTCTATAGACAATGGGTGGGCGATTTTACAGACCCAGTTAAAACAGGAGCGGCTGCAAGAACAATGATCGGGCTCGGTGTCGACGTCATACTTTCAGACCAGAACCTTGGTAATCCAGGCCTCTTCCAAGCGGTTCAAGGCACAAACGTTCTGGTTGCTGTCAAATATACTGACCAGTCCAGTCAGGCACCAAACAATTATCTAACTTCATATCTTTACAATTTCACACCTCCCTTGCTGTATGTCTATAACCAGATAGCTTCGGGTCATCTTTCTGGTTATTACAGGATTCCGTTCTCCCCAACCGGAGGCGCTTACATCCAGTTGCCTATCCAGCATGTAAGTGCCAATGTTCAGACTAGGATACAATCAATAATCAGCGGAATAGTTAATGGCTCAATCCAAGTCCCATGGAACACTACCAATCCTGGTAATGGACCATCTCTTTGA
- a CDS encoding 3-keto-5-aminohexanoate cleavage protein has product MNLPSSKVIITATVAPTWVFVPEIRNVVEEKWRQTTESLVSEIVACRNAGAAIVHVHGNAPWSRDKWQQVIQGVRSATDILIQVGLSGRPMEERRELLDLKPDMCSVRLTHSDERYTVHSANLLHTMDEIKEYLLLCREKKVKPELECHNEGALWNLNYILGKGWLELPAFLTLFLGWPGGTWTPPTMEELISRVKLVPKGCIYQTSIMPDNPEDGANSPFNLSLLTVMLGGHVRVGTEDYPYIHDKTPAKDASELVRRIADGIRALGKGIATPEEARTILGLG; this is encoded by the coding sequence ATGAATCTACCCTCGAGTAAGGTGATCATAACAGCAACGGTGGCTCCTACTTGGGTCTTTGTTCCTGAAATTCGTAATGTAGTTGAGGAAAAATGGAGACAGACAACAGAAAGCTTGGTCTCTGAGATAGTTGCGTGCAGAAACGCTGGAGCAGCAATAGTGCACGTTCATGGCAATGCACCTTGGAGTCGCGACAAATGGCAACAGGTCATCCAAGGTGTAAGGTCTGCGACGGACATACTGATTCAGGTCGGACTCTCAGGAAGGCCGATGGAGGAGAGAAGAGAACTGTTAGACTTGAAGCCTGATATGTGTTCTGTCAGATTGACACACTCGGACGAAAGATATACTGTCCACTCCGCAAACCTCCTCCATACTATGGACGAGATAAAGGAATATCTTTTGCTTTGCAGAGAAAAGAAGGTCAAGCCTGAACTTGAGTGTCATAACGAAGGTGCTCTGTGGAACCTTAATTACATACTGGGCAAAGGATGGCTCGAGCTTCCAGCCTTCTTGACCTTGTTCTTGGGATGGCCTGGTGGCACATGGACTCCACCCACTATGGAGGAGCTGATAAGTAGGGTAAAGCTTGTGCCAAAGGGCTGCATATACCAGACCAGCATTATGCCCGACAATCCTGAAGACGGCGCAAATTCACCGTTTAATTTGTCTTTGCTTACAGTAATGCTTGGAGGGCATGTAAGAGTTGGTACTGAAGATTACCCATACATACATGACAAGACACCAGCCAAAGATGCATCCGAGCTCGTTCGCAGGATAGCTGATGGTATAAGAGCGCTCGGCAAAGGTATAGCTACCCCTGAAGAAGCTAGAACTATACTTGGCTTAGGGTAG
- a CDS encoding ABC transporter permease, producing the protein MAQPVADFFSFVLSTSVVYILSGLGMVLSGRSGVFLVFNEGVMQASASLGFLIAYFTNGNLLLGLLGGAMTAALFGLLLAFFCITLKQNQFIVGLSLFIMGEGVANYAYKLAFSTGSIVPRIPTLQPVNIPILSRLPYIGPILFSQNGVFYFSVVLAVAIWYLLYKTDYGLKVRSVGERPRVADTLGINVFRTRYLLTIAGSALIGMAGAYLPFFYTGAYTYSLVNGRGWISIAVALLGGWAPIKTLFAALIFSGFDVFSIYGQLLNLPIPADFLLMAPFIATLAILIQVYRTAELPQALGKNYDRESQEE; encoded by the coding sequence ATGGCTCAGCCAGTAGCTGATTTCTTCTCTTTTGTCCTCAGCACAAGTGTGGTTTACATCCTGTCAGGACTTGGAATGGTACTTTCTGGCAGGTCAGGTGTTTTTCTTGTCTTTAACGAAGGGGTGATGCAGGCAAGTGCGTCTTTAGGGTTTCTAATCGCCTATTTTACCAACGGAAATCTTCTTCTAGGTTTGTTAGGCGGAGCGATGACCGCAGCACTTTTTGGACTGCTTCTAGCATTCTTCTGTATAACGCTTAAGCAGAACCAGTTTATAGTAGGCCTCTCTCTGTTCATAATGGGGGAGGGGGTTGCAAATTATGCCTACAAGCTTGCGTTCTCAACGGGCAGCATTGTGCCCAGGATTCCTACCCTGCAGCCAGTAAACATTCCTATCCTATCCCGGCTGCCTTACATAGGACCGATCCTCTTCTCTCAGAACGGTGTATTTTATTTCAGCGTCGTTCTGGCAGTAGCAATCTGGTACCTGCTTTACAAAACTGATTATGGATTGAAGGTCAGGTCGGTCGGAGAGAGACCGAGAGTTGCAGATACACTTGGGATAAATGTATTCAGGACCAGATATCTGCTTACCATAGCTGGTTCAGCACTGATAGGCATGGCCGGAGCTTATCTGCCCTTCTTCTACACAGGAGCATACACTTATTCGCTGGTGAATGGCAGAGGATGGATATCGATAGCTGTGGCATTGCTGGGCGGCTGGGCCCCAATCAAAACTCTCTTCGCGGCTCTTATCTTCTCCGGGTTTGATGTGTTCAGCATATATGGGCAGCTACTGAATCTGCCCATACCAGCAGACTTCTTACTCATGGCACCTTTCATAGCTACTCTCGCAATATTGATACAGGTGTACAGGACAGCAGAGCTCCCTCAGGCACTTGGCAAGAACTACGATAGAGAATCGCAAGAGGAATAA
- a CDS encoding ABC transporter ATP-binding protein, with amino-acid sequence MARYMQNGFVKMQNISKSFGANIALSNVSLKIEKGKVTALLGENGAGKTTLMNILSGLYQPDSGKIEIENEEVVFRSPSDALRHGIVAVHQHFQLIDNFSVYENVVLGTKAREESARKIIQQIIADYGFDVPLDVKVKKLQVGEQQKVEIIKAIFRRPSLLILDEPTTNLTPQEIDLLFTAVKRLVKGGLAIVFITHKIKEVMQVADRIAILRGGQAVGSFEKEEVNEDEVIRMMIGDKTVEPLKVESWKISEDPSNILVKLEDVSVTDRKNVHLLRKVSLILCEGEIVGIAGISGNGQKELIELIAGVRKPSSGKMSIMGKDASTLDASQLIQLGVRYIPEDRIYDGILPSMSIAENITLGHHKREPFAKAGLLDNETMRAKAAVLVDTFQIKADTITSPAWKLSGGNIQKLLLARSMLVQPRVVLAHNPTRGLDIRSTNFVLNKFIDLKREGCGILFVSEDLDELMTVSDRIVVISKGEITGNFDRNNFDRYEIGKKMLANVADDHSTRNRENSELG; translated from the coding sequence TTGGCTAGATACATGCAGAACGGTTTCGTGAAGATGCAGAACATAAGCAAATCGTTCGGAGCAAACATAGCACTGAGCAATGTAAGCCTCAAGATCGAGAAAGGAAAAGTAACTGCTCTTTTAGGCGAGAACGGTGCAGGCAAAACAACTCTCATGAACATACTCTCCGGTCTTTATCAACCAGATTCAGGTAAAATAGAAATTGAAAATGAGGAAGTCGTATTTCGATCTCCAAGCGACGCCTTGCGACATGGCATTGTTGCTGTGCACCAGCATTTCCAGCTCATTGACAATTTTAGTGTCTACGAAAACGTAGTTTTAGGGACCAAAGCCAGGGAAGAATCTGCTAGAAAAATTATTCAGCAGATAATAGCTGATTATGGGTTTGATGTACCACTAGACGTTAAGGTCAAAAAACTGCAAGTTGGAGAACAGCAAAAGGTAGAGATAATCAAAGCTATCTTTAGGCGACCCAGTCTTCTGATACTTGATGAACCGACTACAAATCTGACTCCGCAAGAGATTGACTTACTCTTCACAGCGGTTAAAAGACTTGTAAAAGGTGGACTTGCAATCGTGTTCATCACACACAAGATAAAGGAAGTCATGCAAGTTGCAGACCGAATAGCAATACTGAGGGGCGGACAGGCTGTCGGGAGTTTTGAGAAGGAAGAGGTCAATGAAGATGAAGTCATAAGGATGATGATAGGAGACAAAACCGTAGAGCCTCTTAAGGTTGAGTCGTGGAAGATATCGGAGGATCCTTCCAACATTCTGGTAAAACTTGAAGATGTTAGCGTTACAGATAGAAAAAACGTTCATCTTTTGAGGAAAGTTAGCCTCATACTGTGTGAAGGCGAGATAGTGGGCATCGCGGGTATCTCTGGTAATGGACAGAAGGAGCTTATCGAGTTAATTGCAGGGGTCAGAAAACCTTCTTCAGGGAAGATGAGTATAATGGGAAAGGATGCGTCAACGCTCGATGCCTCACAGCTTATTCAGCTTGGAGTCAGATACATCCCAGAGGACCGAATCTATGACGGCATTCTTCCTTCAATGAGCATAGCTGAAAACATAACTCTTGGGCATCACAAGAGAGAACCGTTTGCAAAAGCTGGTCTACTTGATAATGAAACGATGAGGGCAAAGGCAGCTGTCCTAGTGGACACATTTCAAATCAAAGCCGATACCATAACGTCGCCAGCTTGGAAACTATCTGGAGGCAATATCCAGAAACTGCTTCTCGCAAGGTCCATGCTTGTCCAGCCCAGGGTCGTTCTCGCACACAATCCAACCAGGGGACTTGATATAAGAAGTACAAATTTTGTACTGAACAAGTTCATCGACCTCAAAAGGGAAGGATGTGGAATCCTCTTCGTTTCAGAAGATTTGGATGAGCTGATGACTGTAAGTGATAGAATAGTGGTTATCTCAAAGGGAGAAATAACAGGGAACTTTGATAGGAATAATTTTGACAGGTATGAAATTGGCAAGAAGATGCTGGCAAACGTAGCAGATGACCATTCTACGAGAAACCGGGAGAATAGCGAACTTGGTTGA
- a CDS encoding TFIIB-type zinc ribbon-containing protein, whose translation MEETNSSIPTRCPRCHSRLIGDRETGEVVCGNCGYVLEEAMEFEGPEWKAIDPEDKLKRSRIGAPLTLTQHDLGLTTAIGDSDTDYQGNRLAGEERASAARMKVWQSRIRIVDSKERSMANVLEKITSMAEALSLPPNVAETAAYNFRRYSKKGFARGRSVVGMAAASLYLACRQCDVNRSLAEIAQKVGVEKKYVAKYYRSLITEMDIQRVPMASLTNYISKLSNNLNVAPRVQRLATELGRKVSAASISGGRAPSGLAAAFVYIAATLLNEHIPQREIAEKANITEVTIRKRCRELFENFEVSVILKERTRIEEKEF comes from the coding sequence ATGGAAGAGACCAATAGCTCTATACCAACCAGATGCCCCAGGTGCCATTCTCGCCTGATAGGAGATAGGGAAACTGGCGAAGTTGTATGCGGTAATTGCGGCTATGTGCTTGAGGAGGCGATGGAGTTCGAGGGGCCGGAATGGAAGGCCATAGACCCAGAAGATAAGCTGAAGAGGAGCAGGATAGGCGCTCCTTTAACCTTAACTCAGCATGACCTGGGGCTAACTACAGCAATAGGTGATAGCGATACAGACTATCAGGGGAACAGACTAGCTGGAGAAGAAAGGGCAAGTGCAGCAAGGATGAAGGTGTGGCAGTCAAGGATAAGGATTGTAGACAGCAAGGAAAGGTCGATGGCAAATGTTCTCGAGAAGATAACGTCTATGGCTGAGGCTCTAAGTTTACCTCCCAACGTTGCAGAAACTGCTGCCTACAACTTCAGGAGGTATTCAAAGAAGGGTTTCGCAAGAGGGAGAAGCGTAGTTGGCATGGCTGCAGCTTCCCTCTATCTTGCGTGCAGGCAGTGTGATGTCAACCGTTCTCTAGCGGAGATAGCTCAGAAGGTTGGAGTTGAGAAGAAGTACGTTGCAAAGTACTACAGGAGCCTGATAACTGAGATGGACATCCAGAGGGTTCCTATGGCCTCTCTGACAAACTACATATCAAAACTTTCGAACAACCTGAACGTAGCTCCAAGGGTGCAGAGGCTGGCTACAGAGCTTGGTAGAAAGGTATCTGCAGCCTCCATCAGCGGTGGTAGAGCCCCTTCAGGCCTCGCAGCAGCCTTCGTCTACATAGCAGCAACACTTCTCAACGAACATATACCACAGAGGGAGATAGCAGAGAAGGCTAACATAACAGAGGTTACTATAAGGAAGAGGTGCAGGGAGCTCTTCGAAAACTTTGAGGTATCAGTTATTCTGAAGGAAAGGACCAGGATTGAAGAGAAAGAGTTTTAG
- a CDS encoding MFS transporter, with amino-acid sequence MRNQTSSKLGEALSVLVLALSMSEGLIVAYDYSPLALKIASDLRLSYTDIGLLQTCLFVPFMILQIPAGLLADRYSSKRLILLSMPLMLLSAALFALSNSESILLFSRVLSGISLGMMFVPVIRYLLMSIGGFAPGLSLGILASMQAAGSVVASFAPAILADMTGSWRTALMLLASPLALLFFLLLPIKESQTNTNRLSVTESVKGILSNKTSWVLGFDNFVRFGIVLLLTTWVPSYLMDRFSYQLLPASETLGIMWIMAAISSLLGGYITDKERGAFYVIEAGLLLTSLFLFLVPRANSSIITEIILPILGGAMYLAFSPMFSLLPSLIGRQNPGFVSGVQNTFATFGAAVFPFMMGYLRDITGGFDYGWSVSALLTLVAALVSMQLSSSLRRGV; translated from the coding sequence TTGAGAAATCAGACATCATCCAAGCTGGGTGAAGCACTTTCAGTCTTAGTACTAGCTCTAAGTATGTCAGAGGGGCTGATTGTAGCATATGATTACTCACCTTTGGCGCTCAAAATAGCTTCGGACCTTCGCCTCTCCTACACGGACATAGGGCTTCTTCAGACTTGCCTCTTCGTTCCTTTCATGATCTTGCAGATACCTGCAGGATTACTCGCAGACAGGTACAGCTCGAAGAGACTAATTTTGCTCTCAATGCCGCTTATGCTGCTTTCAGCCGCACTGTTTGCACTCTCCAATTCAGAGTCGATTCTCCTCTTCAGCAGAGTGTTAAGCGGTATCTCTCTTGGGATGATGTTCGTCCCAGTGATAAGGTACCTGTTAATGTCGATAGGCGGGTTCGCCCCTGGACTTTCGCTGGGGATCCTGGCAAGTATGCAGGCAGCTGGCTCGGTAGTTGCATCTTTCGCTCCAGCGATACTGGCTGATATGACGGGTAGCTGGAGAACCGCATTGATGCTTTTGGCCTCCCCTTTGGCATTACTATTCTTTCTTCTCCTGCCGATAAAAGAGAGTCAAACCAATACCAACAGGCTTAGCGTAACAGAAAGTGTAAAAGGAATATTGTCAAATAAGACCAGTTGGGTTTTGGGCTTCGACAACTTCGTCAGATTTGGAATAGTTTTACTGTTAACAACTTGGGTCCCCTCATATTTGATGGACAGGTTCTCATACCAGCTCTTACCAGCTTCTGAAACACTGGGAATCATGTGGATAATGGCAGCCATCTCTTCCCTGTTAGGGGGATACATAACTGATAAAGAGAGAGGAGCCTTCTATGTCATAGAAGCAGGCCTCCTCCTCACGTCACTGTTTCTTTTTCTTGTCCCAAGAGCCAACAGCTCTATTATAACGGAGATAATACTTCCGATTCTGGGAGGAGCAATGTACCTTGCCTTCTCACCAATGTTTTCTCTTCTGCCTTCCTTAATAGGCAGGCAGAACCCCGGTTTTGTATCTGGAGTCCAGAATACCTTTGCTACATTCGGTGCTGCTGTGTTTCCTTTCATGATGGGATATCTGAGAGACATAACAGGTGGCTTTGATTACGGCTGGTCAGTCTCTGCATTGCTGACACTGGTAGCAGCTCTGGTATCCATGCAGTTATCTAGTTCGTTAAGAAGGGGTGTTTAA
- a CDS encoding carboxymuconolactone decarboxylase family protein: protein MAEKLVKQMEKKRGYILRGHRVLAEYDSNKLESYDNFFSSVMVRKSALNRKTKELIALSVLASRGLFDPFLLHAERAFKEGASINEIIDAVCISGLYAGAPSMLYALQYLDKKFGKVAKKGNKLWLNYKY, encoded by the coding sequence ATGGCTGAGAAACTCGTCAAACAAATGGAGAAGAAAAGAGGGTACATCCTCAGGGGCCATCGTGTACTTGCAGAATACGATTCAAACAAACTCGAATCGTATGATAATTTCTTTAGTAGCGTTATGGTCCGTAAATCTGCACTTAACAGGAAGACAAAGGAACTCATAGCACTTTCTGTGCTTGCGTCAAGAGGTCTCTTTGATCCTTTCCTGCTGCATGCAGAAAGAGCTTTTAAAGAAGGAGCGAGCATAAACGAAATCATTGATGCAGTATGCATATCTGGGCTTTACGCTGGCGCTCCCTCCATGCTCTATGCACTACAGTATCTGGATAAAAAATTTGGAAAAGTAGCAAAAAAGGGAAATAAGCTCTGGCTAAACTATAAATACTGA